One window of the Parasphingopyxis algicola genome contains the following:
- a CDS encoding CaiB/BaiF CoA transferase family protein — protein sequence MKTDGPLAGLRVVEFTHMVMGPAAGAILAELGAEVIRVEPVGGDRTRRLLGSGGGYFPMYNRHKQSICLNLKDPQGLVAAKKLADSADILIENYRPGAMEKLGLGYEALAETNPKLIYCSEKGFLPGPYENRTALDEVAQMMGGLAYMTGPPGRPLRAGASVIDVTGGMFGVIAILAALEERHRTGRGQKVQASLFETTVYLVGQHMAQKAVTGRAAAPMPARVSAWAIYDVFETADEPVFIGVVTDALWEKFCALFGLDDLWAREELRENNARVEAREEIMPEIRDLMKTFTRDELIAKLDGTGLPFAPIGKPEELFDDPHLAASGGLQDVTLTDGRTVQLPVLPIDMAGVRTGAPDTLPEPGDQSDAVLAGLGYSADEIATLKKAGAAA from the coding sequence ATGAAGACCGATGGACCGCTGGCGGGGCTCCGCGTCGTCGAATTCACCCATATGGTCATGGGGCCCGCGGCGGGAGCGATCCTCGCCGAACTCGGCGCCGAGGTGATCCGCGTCGAGCCGGTCGGCGGGGACCGGACGCGGCGGCTGCTCGGCTCGGGCGGCGGCTATTTCCCGATGTACAACCGGCACAAGCAGAGCATCTGCCTGAACTTGAAAGACCCGCAGGGCCTCGTCGCGGCGAAGAAGCTGGCCGACAGCGCCGATATCCTGATCGAGAATTACCGCCCCGGCGCGATGGAGAAACTCGGCCTCGGTTATGAGGCGCTGGCCGAAACCAACCCGAAGCTCATCTACTGCTCGGAAAAGGGCTTCCTGCCCGGGCCCTATGAAAACCGGACAGCGCTCGACGAGGTCGCGCAGATGATGGGCGGGCTCGCCTATATGACCGGCCCGCCGGGCCGGCCACTGCGCGCGGGGGCGAGCGTCATCGACGTGACCGGCGGCATGTTCGGCGTCATCGCGATCCTCGCCGCGCTCGAGGAACGCCACCGCACCGGGCGCGGACAGAAGGTGCAGGCCTCGCTGTTCGAAACGACCGTCTATTTGGTCGGCCAGCATATGGCGCAAAAGGCGGTGACCGGTCGGGCGGCGGCGCCGATGCCGGCGCGCGTCTCCGCCTGGGCGATCTACGACGTCTTCGAGACCGCCGACGAGCCGGTGTTCATCGGCGTCGTCACCGATGCGCTATGGGAAAAATTCTGTGCGCTGTTCGGGCTCGACGATCTCTGGGCGCGAGAGGAACTGCGCGAGAACAACGCCCGGGTCGAAGCGCGCGAGGAGATCATGCCCGAGATCCGCGACCTGATGAAGACGTTCACGCGGGACGAACTGATCGCGAAGCTCGACGGCACCGGCCTGCCCTTCGCGCCTATCGGCAAGCCCGAGGAACTGTTCGACGATCCGCACCTCGCCGCGAGCGGCGGGCTGCAGGATGTCACGCTGACCGACGGCCGAACCGTACAGCTGCCGGTCCTCCCTATCGACATGGCGGGCGTGCGCACCGGAGCGCCGGATACGCTGCCCGAACCCGGCGATCAGAGCGATGCCGTGCTGGCGGGTCTCGGCTATTCGGCGGACGAGATCGCGACGCTCAAGAAGGCGGGGGCGGCGGCTTAA
- a CDS encoding isochorismatase family protein has protein sequence MNGTKMVSDGKTAREIFEGVMANPARKKFGFGEKLAIVNVDIQRAYTDLETFKTAYETDPDQIAHVNRISGLARANSMPVIWSRVAYKDDAGDAGVWGTRTDTEDSLQNIKYGSERHEFDPRCAIDPDDMTFTKRMPSAFFETPLASYLTWHKVDTVVVTGGSTSGCVRATAVDSLSHGYRTIVPIETCADKHESYHFANLTDLQLKYADVEPVQAVIDWLEAR, from the coding sequence ATGAACGGTACGAAAATGGTCAGCGACGGAAAGACGGCGCGCGAGATATTCGAAGGCGTGATGGCCAATCCGGCGCGCAAGAAATTCGGCTTCGGCGAGAAGCTCGCCATCGTCAATGTCGATATCCAGCGCGCCTATACCGATCTCGAAACGTTCAAGACGGCCTATGAGACCGACCCCGACCAGATCGCCCATGTGAACCGGATTTCCGGGCTTGCGCGGGCGAACAGTATGCCCGTGATCTGGTCGCGTGTGGCCTATAAGGACGATGCCGGCGATGCGGGCGTCTGGGGTACGCGGACAGATACCGAGGATAGTCTCCAGAACATCAAATATGGCAGCGAGCGGCACGAATTCGATCCGCGCTGCGCGATCGATCCGGACGACATGACCTTCACCAAGCGGATGCCGAGCGCGTTCTTTGAGACTCCGCTAGCCAGCTATCTGACATGGCACAAGGTCGACACGGTGGTGGTGACAGGCGGCTCCACCTCGGGCTGCGTGCGCGCAACGGCCGTCGATTCGCTTTCCCATGGCTATCGCACGATCGTCCCCATCGAGACCTGCGCGGACAAGCACGAAAGCTATCATTTCGCCAACCTCACCGACCTCCAGCTCAAATATGCCGATGTCGAGCCGGTTCAGGCGGTGATCGACTGGCTGGAGGCGCGCTGA
- a CDS encoding Lrp/AsnC family transcriptional regulator, with protein MKNIDETDRRILGLLQQDATRSLESIGETLSLSVNNVWRRVKRLEADGVIARRVALIDPEAVGLAVTVFVAIKTSDHSEEWLEAFAEAARALPEVVELYRMAGDVDYFVKLLVRDVGDYDRVYRKLIATAPMSDVSASFAMERIKFDTAVPL; from the coding sequence ATGAAAAATATTGACGAAACCGATCGCCGCATTCTCGGCCTGCTGCAACAGGATGCGACGCGGTCGCTGGAGAGCATCGGCGAGACGCTGTCGCTGTCGGTCAACAATGTTTGGCGGCGGGTGAAGCGGCTCGAGGCGGACGGCGTGATCGCGCGGCGGGTCGCACTGATCGATCCCGAGGCGGTCGGGCTCGCCGTCACCGTGTTCGTCGCGATCAAGACCAGCGATCACAGCGAGGAATGGCTCGAAGCGTTCGCCGAGGCCGCGCGGGCATTGCCCGAAGTGGTGGAACTCTACCGCATGGCCGGCGATGTCGATTATTTCGTCAAGCTGCTGGTTCGCGACGTCGGCGATTACGACCGGGTCTATCGCAAGCTGATCGCGACCGCGCCGATGAGCGATGTCAGCGCGAGTTTCGCGATGGAGCGGATCAAGTTCGACACCGCAGTGCCGCTTTGA
- a CDS encoding DUF3598 domain-containing protein yields MGIREDMPLLARHEGVWDGTYSYFDAANEKVDEHASRLICRLPDNGPHPYHQTNHYTWLDGRTEIRDFPADYRDGRLWWDNDLIKGWASAVDLDEYSRTMMLYWQRTGDPELYLYEMIQLSDDGQNRCRTWHWIRDGRLETRTAIQETFVTKDWRSMDAEMEAAT; encoded by the coding sequence ATGGGAATTCGCGAAGACATGCCACTGCTCGCGCGCCATGAAGGCGTCTGGGACGGCACCTACAGCTATTTCGACGCGGCGAACGAGAAGGTGGACGAACATGCCTCGCGCCTGATCTGCCGCCTGCCCGATAACGGGCCCCATCCCTATCACCAGACCAATCACTACACCTGGCTCGACGGCCGGACCGAGATCCGCGATTTTCCGGCAGACTATCGGGATGGGCGCCTCTGGTGGGACAATGATCTCATCAAGGGCTGGGCCTCGGCCGTCGATCTCGACGAGTATAGCCGCACGATGATGCTTTATTGGCAGCGCACCGGCGATCCCGAACTCTATCTTTACGAGATGATCCAGTTATCGGATGATGGACAAAACCGCTGCCGCACCTGGCACTGGATCCGCGACGGCCGGCTCGAAACCCGCACAGCGATTCAGGAGACGTTCGTGACGAAGGACTGGCGGTCGATGGATGCGGAAATGGAGGCGGCGACCTGA
- a CDS encoding hydroxymethylglutaryl-CoA lyase: MNQKIHISEVGPRDGLQSIDRVMPLDAKKAWIKAEAEAGVGEIEVGSFVPPKLLPQMADTAELVAYAKTLPNLDVVALIPNLKGAERAIAAGVDKMSIPFSMSETHSIANVRKDHPAMLAEIRAIAELVAAQSKGARPHFEVGLSTAFGCTIEGPVSEDQVVRLAEASMEAGVAEVGLSDTTGYANPEHVRRLVRKVKAAVGADKLNTLHLHNTRGLGLANVVAGLEEGITTFDASLGGLGGCPFAPGASGNIVTEDLVFMLEAMGYETGIDLEKLLKVREIVAEALPGEPLYGFTPDAGLPLGFREAA; the protein is encoded by the coding sequence ATGAATCAGAAGATACACATCTCCGAAGTCGGCCCGCGCGACGGGCTGCAAAGCATCGACCGGGTGATGCCGCTCGACGCCAAGAAGGCCTGGATCAAGGCCGAGGCCGAGGCCGGCGTCGGCGAGATCGAAGTGGGCAGTTTCGTGCCGCCCAAACTGCTGCCGCAAATGGCCGACACGGCAGAACTGGTCGCCTATGCCAAGACGCTGCCGAACCTCGACGTCGTCGCGCTGATCCCCAACTTGAAAGGCGCGGAGCGCGCTATCGCGGCAGGAGTCGACAAGATGTCGATCCCCTTCTCGATGTCCGAAACGCACAGCATCGCCAATGTCCGCAAGGACCATCCGGCGATGCTGGCCGAGATCCGCGCGATCGCCGAGCTCGTCGCCGCCCAGTCCAAAGGCGCGCGTCCGCATTTCGAGGTCGGGTTGTCGACCGCCTTCGGCTGCACGATCGAAGGACCGGTCAGCGAGGACCAGGTCGTCCGGCTCGCCGAAGCGTCGATGGAAGCCGGTGTCGCAGAGGTCGGCCTCTCGGACACAACCGGCTATGCCAACCCCGAACATGTGCGGCGGCTCGTGCGCAAGGTGAAGGCGGCGGTGGGCGCCGACAAGCTCAATACGCTGCATTTGCATAACACCCGCGGGCTCGGTCTCGCGAATGTCGTGGCCGGGCTCGAGGAGGGGATCACCACCTTCGACGCCTCGCTCGGCGGGTTGGGCGGATGCCCGTTCGCACCCGGTGCGTCGGGCAATATCGTGACCGAGGATCTCGTCTTCATGCTCGAAGCCATGGGATACGAGACCGGGATCGACCTCGAAAAGCTGCTAAAGGTGCGCGAGATCGTCGCCGAGGCACTGCCCGGCGAACCGCTCTACGGATTTACGCCCGATGCGGGTCTGCCGCTCGGCTTCCGGGAGGCGGCATGA
- the leuD gene encoding 3-isopropylmalate dehydratase small subunit yields MAEPLTTLTALPAPMIRDNVDTDQIIPSREMTSTGKTGIADGLFAGQRYTKIGGRKPNPDFVLNRPEHAETQILLGGRNFGCGSSREHAVWALAEYGIRAIIAESFAPIFAGNCVRNGVLPAALERDDIKAIAAADAPVTIDLPAQTITLPDGRSWAFDIGEEAKAMLLEGLDAIDLTLKNAEDIAIWQAADRKARPWIYLGDRA; encoded by the coding sequence ATGGCTGAACCGCTCACCACACTCACCGCTCTCCCCGCGCCGATGATCCGCGACAATGTCGATACCGACCAGATCATCCCCTCGCGCGAGATGACGAGCACGGGCAAGACGGGGATCGCCGACGGGCTGTTCGCCGGGCAGCGCTACACGAAGATCGGCGGGCGCAAACCGAACCCGGATTTCGTGCTCAATCGGCCCGAACATGCCGAAACGCAGATCCTGCTCGGCGGCCGCAATTTCGGTTGCGGGTCGAGCCGCGAACATGCGGTCTGGGCGCTGGCCGAATATGGCATCCGCGCGATCATCGCCGAGAGTTTCGCGCCGATCTTCGCGGGCAATTGCGTGCGGAACGGCGTGCTGCCCGCCGCGTTGGAGCGCGATGATATCAAGGCCATCGCCGCCGCGGACGCGCCCGTCACCATCGACCTGCCCGCCCAGACGATCACGCTGCCCGACGGGCGCAGCTGGGCATTCGATATCGGCGAGGAAGCTAAGGCGATGCTCTTGGAAGGGCTCGATGCGATCGACCTGACGCTCAAAAATGCCGAGGACATCGCCATATGGCAGGCGGCGGACCGCAAGGCCCGGCCGTGGATTTACCTGGGAGACCGTGCATGA
- a CDS encoding alpha/beta fold hydrolase, translating into MIITRHFIRVGDRTVHYRKAGSGPVLLMVHQSPRSSAEYEVLMETWAPHFTCIAPDTPGFGQSDPLPGNPDINDFARAVHDLLDALGIDRCAAYGFHSGAIILMTAIKQQPGRFTRVAMGGYAVWTPDEMALFGDAYLPPFHPSDYGEHLTWLWNRILEQSWFFPWFATDETHRLTVAHDDPDRVDAVVREMLDAGNAYQAGYGAVLRAPRDIPPPDAVMPPCLITAYDGDPLQEHIDRLGEMPAGWEARKVATPENHQQASLDHLFAGDHPQIGALPETKDRGFLHVAVAGFEGLIHWRGNPEADTLHLHEPGRALATDPAPDALFMDLPGHGLSDGWNGETPKDWVGWAPVIDAVTAHFGAARTVVPPPLSGDPARLYPDLDPDRFGAYLTTAWQVVRARHFFEPWYEADTAHARPFDPAALTPERLAAEHRDLLRARAAQAWHRALLDKES; encoded by the coding sequence ATGATCATCACCCGTCACTTCATCCGCGTTGGCGACCGCACGGTGCATTACCGCAAGGCCGGTTCGGGGCCGGTCCTGCTGATGGTGCACCAGAGCCCGCGCAGTTCGGCCGAATATGAGGTGCTGATGGAGACATGGGCGCCGCATTTCACCTGCATCGCGCCCGACACGCCGGGCTTCGGCCAGTCAGACCCGCTGCCCGGCAATCCCGACATCAATGATTTCGCACGGGCCGTGCACGACTTGCTGGACGCGCTCGGAATTGATCGCTGTGCGGCTTACGGCTTCCATTCGGGTGCAATCATCCTGATGACGGCGATCAAACAGCAGCCCGGGCGGTTCACGCGCGTGGCGATGGGCGGCTATGCGGTCTGGACGCCGGACGAGATGGCGCTGTTCGGCGACGCCTATCTGCCGCCCTTCCACCCCAGCGACTATGGCGAGCATCTGACCTGGCTGTGGAACCGGATTCTCGAGCAGAGCTGGTTCTTCCCCTGGTTCGCGACCGACGAGACACACCGGCTGACGGTCGCGCATGACGATCCGGACCGGGTCGATGCCGTGGTCCGCGAGATGCTGGATGCGGGCAATGCCTATCAGGCGGGGTACGGCGCCGTGCTGCGCGCGCCGCGCGATATCCCGCCGCCCGATGCTGTGATGCCGCCCTGCCTGATCACCGCCTATGACGGCGATCCGCTGCAGGAGCATATCGACCGGCTGGGCGAGATGCCCGCGGGCTGGGAGGCGCGCAAGGTCGCGACGCCCGAAAACCATCAGCAGGCCAGCCTCGACCATCTGTTCGCCGGCGATCATCCGCAGATCGGAGCATTGCCCGAGACGAAGGATCGCGGATTCCTGCACGTGGCGGTGGCCGGCTTCGAGGGCCTGATCCATTGGCGCGGCAATCCCGAAGCCGACACATTGCATCTGCATGAGCCGGGCCGCGCGCTCGCGACAGATCCGGCGCCCGATGCGCTCTTTATGGATCTGCCCGGCCATGGCCTGTCGGACGGTTGGAACGGCGAGACGCCCAAGGACTGGGTCGGCTGGGCTCCGGTCATCGATGCGGTCACAGCACATTTCGGCGCGGCCCGTACCGTCGTACCGCCACCGCTATCCGGCGATCCGGCCCGGCTCTATCCTGACCTCGACCCCGACCGGTTCGGCGCCTATCTTACCACCGCCTGGCAGGTCGTACGCGCGCGCCACTTTTTCGAACCCTGGTACGAAGCCGATACCGCACATGCCCGGCCATTCGATCCCGCCGCCCTGACACCGGAAAGGTTGGCAGCCGAACATCGCGACCTGCTTCGCGCGCGCGCTGCCCAAGCCTGGCATCGGGCCCTGCTCGACAAGGAAAGCTGA
- a CDS encoding PLP-dependent cysteine synthase family protein, with product MLTRTVLAQRHAYDSALPPPCCTPLGALVGRTPLIAIHIRFRDERTTVYAKAEFINLTGSIKDRMAHGILFAAKARGELAPGQPIVEATSGNAGIALAALGRALGHPVTIFMPDWMSAERRALLASHGAELRLVSREEGGFLGAIAQARAMADREGAFLSRQFENDDNWRAHAEGTMPELFAQMESIGRTPDAFVAGVGTGGTVMGAARYCRAHGHAIAVHPVEPAESPTLSTGHKVGHHRIQGVSDEFIPDIVRLDELAPVIAVADGDAILMAQQLAHRLGLGVGISSGANIVAALSVVAARGPGCAVATILCDNSARYLSTDLARSEPVRADYLTPDTELLGVDVIACPADMPGNNQP from the coding sequence TTGCTCACACGCACCGTCCTGGCGCAGCGCCACGCGTACGATTCCGCATTGCCGCCGCCCTGCTGCACGCCGCTCGGCGCGCTTGTCGGCCGGACGCCGCTTATCGCCATCCATATACGGTTTCGCGACGAGCGAACGACGGTTTACGCCAAGGCCGAGTTCATCAATCTGACCGGATCGATCAAGGACCGGATGGCGCACGGGATCCTGTTCGCTGCGAAAGCGCGCGGAGAACTCGCGCCCGGCCAGCCGATCGTCGAGGCGACAAGCGGCAATGCCGGCATCGCGCTGGCAGCGCTCGGCCGGGCGCTCGGTCACCCGGTGACGATCTTCATGCCCGACTGGATGAGCGCCGAACGCCGCGCGCTACTCGCAAGCCACGGCGCCGAACTGCGTCTCGTCTCGCGCGAAGAAGGCGGCTTTCTTGGCGCCATTGCCCAAGCCAGGGCGATGGCGGACCGCGAGGGCGCGTTCCTGTCCCGCCAGTTCGAGAATGACGACAATTGGCGTGCCCATGCCGAGGGCACGATGCCCGAGCTGTTCGCCCAGATGGAGAGCATCGGGCGGACGCCGGACGCGTTCGTCGCCGGCGTCGGCACGGGCGGCACGGTGATGGGCGCGGCGCGCTATTGCCGTGCCCATGGTCATGCCATCGCCGTCCATCCCGTCGAGCCGGCGGAATCGCCGACGCTGTCGACCGGCCACAAGGTCGGCCATCATCGCATCCAGGGCGTGTCCGACGAATTCATTCCCGATATCGTCAGGCTCGACGAACTCGCGCCCGTGATCGCGGTCGCCGACGGCGATGCGATCCTGATGGCGCAGCAGCTCGCCCACCGGCTCGGCCTCGGCGTCGGCATCTCGAGCGGCGCGAATATCGTCGCCGCGCTCTCGGTGGTCGCGGCGCGCGGCCCGGGTTGCGCCGTCGCGACGATCCTGTGCGACAACAGCGCCCGCTATCTGTCGACCGATCTCGCGCGGTCCGAACCCGTCCGCGCCGACTATCTGACGCCCGACACCGAGCTGCTGGGCGTCGACGTCATCGCCTGTCCGGCCGACATGCCGGGCAACAACCAACCGTAG
- a CDS encoding 3-isopropylmalate dehydratase large subunit — MTGQASLFDRLWDSHVAADLAGGAQLIAIDRIFLHERTGPAALNALAETGRKVADPSRVFAVADHIVDTRPGRGDRTLMPGGQIFITELRAAAKAAGITLFDVTDPDQGIVHVISPELGIVLPGCTLIAPDSHTCTQGAFGALAWGIGSSEAEHAMATGTLRLEKPKSMRVTLEGALPFGVTPKDMILALIAEHGAAGGKGHAVEFAGEAVEALSMEGRMTLCNMATEFSAMSGFIAPDDKTYAWLDGRRYAPKGDQWEAALAHWRTLKSGSSARFDAEIAIDAAAIRPMVSWGTSPEASVRIDGHVPEDAEARPLSYMALEPGQPLKGLAIDAAFIGSCTNSRLSDLRRASALLKGKRIADGVTAICVPGSSHVKRAAEEEGIDRIFLDAGFEWRESGCSMCFYAGGESFGDGSRVISSTNRNFESRQGPNVKTHIASPETVAASALAGAIADPREVR; from the coding sequence CTGACCGGCCAGGCCAGCCTCTTCGACAGGCTGTGGGACAGCCATGTCGCGGCCGACCTTGCCGGCGGCGCGCAGCTGATCGCGATCGACCGGATATTCCTGCACGAGCGCACGGGACCCGCGGCGCTCAATGCGCTCGCCGAAACCGGGCGGAAGGTCGCCGATCCATCCCGCGTTTTCGCGGTGGCCGATCATATCGTCGACACCCGGCCGGGACGCGGCGACCGGACCTTGATGCCGGGCGGGCAGATATTCATCACCGAATTGCGGGCGGCGGCCAAGGCGGCAGGCATCACGCTGTTCGACGTCACCGATCCCGATCAGGGCATCGTCCATGTGATCTCGCCCGAGCTCGGCATCGTGCTGCCCGGCTGTACGCTGATCGCGCCCGACAGCCATACCTGCACGCAAGGCGCATTCGGCGCGCTGGCTTGGGGCATCGGCTCGTCCGAGGCCGAACATGCGATGGCGACGGGCACGCTGCGGCTCGAAAAGCCGAAATCCATGCGGGTGACGTTGGAAGGCGCGCTTCCGTTCGGCGTCACGCCCAAGGACATGATCCTCGCGCTGATCGCGGAGCATGGAGCGGCAGGCGGCAAGGGCCATGCCGTCGAATTTGCGGGCGAAGCGGTCGAGGCGCTGTCGATGGAAGGGCGCATGACGCTCTGCAACATGGCGACCGAATTTTCGGCGATGAGCGGGTTCATCGCGCCCGACGACAAGACCTATGCCTGGCTCGACGGCCGCCGCTATGCGCCGAAGGGCGACCAATGGGAGGCGGCGCTCGCCCATTGGCGAACATTGAAGAGCGGTTCCAGCGCGCGGTTCGACGCCGAGATCGCCATCGACGCAGCGGCCATCCGGCCAATGGTCAGCTGGGGCACCAGCCCCGAGGCCAGTGTCAGGATCGACGGCCATGTGCCCGAGGATGCCGAGGCTCGGCCGCTCTCATATATGGCGCTCGAACCCGGCCAACCGCTCAAGGGGCTCGCCATCGATGCCGCCTTTATCGGCAGCTGCACCAACAGCCGGCTCTCCGACCTGCGCCGCGCCTCGGCGCTGCTCAAGGGCAAGCGTATCGCCGACGGCGTCACGGCGATCTGCGTGCCCGGATCGAGCCATGTGAAACGCGCGGCGGAGGAGGAAGGGATCGACCGGATCTTTCTCGACGCCGGGTTCGAATGGCGCGAAAGCGGCTGCTCCATGTGCTTTTACGCCGGCGGCGAGAGTTTCGGCGACGGATCGCGCGTAATCTCCTCGACCAACCGCAATTTCGAAAGCCGCCAAGGCCCGAATGTGAAGACTCATATCGCCAGCCCCGAAACCGTCGCGGCGAGCGCGCTTGCAGGTGCCATCGCCGATCCGCGGGAGGTACGCTGA
- a CDS encoding TonB-dependent receptor, whose amino-acid sequence MTSRNKGLLLATTAGIAALALPGTASAQVAGEGAETGGNEPIIVMARRREEALQNAPVSVAVATAETIEQLNLQDLTDIANTTAGLTFDNEFGRDSNRPVIRGQANILGDSGVATFIDGIYITGSISDYNVDDIERLEVVKGPQSALYGRNTYSGAINIITRSPSDEFGGRMSLDASEDDRYEITGYIEGGLAEGLTAGAQVRYYDFGGEHENPNTGVTFGQEESLAFSGVIAYEPVGSPVRVRLRGYYSEVDDGQAALFSIPATANNCIFDNGALYGGGGRYFCGTLQPQPITADPSIQFAAGSPVGTFIDTLNLSSRIEFDLTDELTLVSLTGYNDRDTLFSIDADYSPAAFQTAVFTPGGFPAGAPIGFGPFGPIFPFGYVGATVDFTFQGLTDAHDISQELKLLYEGDRFRFLIGGYYFDQSINTQDVREVPANAAAQAGASFGAAFAQQAALCAANPICGSIAPFFGPSVPNSRDTSDTDIRNLAVYGSVGFDITDTLELTVEGRYASERIRFSAVDQNEGGPILAQSSGRETYNSFDPRITLSWQATPDNLFYAVFATGTKPGGFNGITAIAAGVPTFDQEDAISYEIGTKNTFGDFTFNFAAFLNEIDGYQLTQNVQSANNTVSAITNAGDARIMGFEIEAQVRPSPNWTFTANYTLLDPEFTEGFDENEGVLNDVRDNGLVDCSIGDQFPNQAGCQSLFGSIDGRQIPRTSRHTIFADVDYRIDLGSSGWEFFAGANISHRSRVFAQVHNLIDNGDTTLVNARLGFRNDNYRVHFYVNNLTNEDSSPLVLRYADANNSFRRNFVGALRRSRHFGVAVSAGF is encoded by the coding sequence ATGACATCACGGAACAAGGGATTATTGCTCGCGACGACGGCGGGTATCGCGGCACTTGCGCTGCCGGGCACCGCCAGTGCGCAGGTCGCGGGCGAAGGCGCGGAGACGGGCGGCAACGAGCCGATCATCGTGATGGCGCGCCGGCGCGAGGAAGCGCTGCAGAATGCGCCGGTCTCTGTGGCCGTCGCGACCGCGGAGACGATCGAGCAGCTCAACCTGCAGGATCTGACCGATATCGCGAACACGACCGCGGGCCTGACCTTCGACAATGAATTCGGGCGCGATTCCAACCGCCCGGTCATTCGCGGCCAGGCGAACATTCTCGGCGATTCCGGTGTCGCGACCTTTATCGACGGCATCTACATCACCGGTTCGATCTCCGACTATAATGTCGACGATATCGAACGGCTCGAAGTCGTCAAAGGCCCGCAATCGGCGCTCTATGGGCGCAACACCTATTCGGGTGCGATCAACATCATCACCCGTTCGCCGAGCGACGAATTCGGCGGGCGGATGAGCCTCGATGCCTCGGAAGACGATCGCTACGAGATCACCGGCTATATCGAAGGCGGCCTCGCCGAAGGCCTGACCGCCGGCGCGCAGGTGCGTTATTACGATTTCGGCGGCGAGCATGAAAACCCCAACACGGGCGTCACATTCGGCCAGGAAGAGTCGCTCGCCTTCTCCGGTGTCATTGCCTACGAGCCCGTCGGCAGCCCGGTGCGCGTGCGCCTGCGCGGCTATTATTCGGAGGTCGATGACGGCCAGGCCGCGCTCTTTTCGATCCCCGCGACAGCGAACAACTGCATCTTCGACAACGGCGCCCTCTATGGCGGCGGCGGCCGCTATTTCTGCGGCACGTTGCAGCCGCAGCCGATCACCGCGGATCCGAGCATCCAGTTCGCCGCGGGCAGCCCGGTCGGCACCTTTATCGACACGCTCAACCTGTCGTCGCGAATCGAGTTCGACCTGACCGACGAGCTGACCCTGGTATCGCTCACCGGCTATAACGACCGCGATACGCTGTTCAGCATCGACGCCGATTATTCGCCGGCCGCCTTCCAGACGGCGGTGTTCACACCGGGCGGTTTTCCGGCGGGCGCGCCGATCGGTTTCGGGCCGTTCGGTCCGATCTTCCCGTTCGGCTATGTCGGCGCGACGGTTGACTTCACCTTTCAGGGGCTGACCGATGCGCATGACATCAGCCAGGAACTCAAGCTGCTCTACGAGGGCGACCGGTTCCGTTTCCTGATCGGCGGCTATTATTTCGACCAGAGCATCAACACGCAGGACGTCCGCGAAGTGCCGGCCAATGCCGCCGCGCAGGCGGGGGCCAGCTTTGGCGCCGCCTTCGCCCAGCAGGCCGCGCTGTGCGCCGCCAATCCGATCTGCGGCAGCATCGCGCCCTTCTTCGGACCGTCCGTACCCAATTCGCGGGACACGTCGGATACCGATATCCGCAACCTCGCCGTTTACGGTTCGGTCGGGTTCGACATCACCGACACGCTCGAACTGACGGTCGAAGGCCGATACGCGTCCGAGCGGATTCGCTTCTCGGCGGTCGACCAGAATGAGGGCGGCCCGATCCTCGCCCAGTCGAGCGGGCGCGAGACGTATAATAGCTTCGATCCGCGTATCACGCTGAGCTGGCAGGCGACGCCCGACAATCTCTTCTACGCGGTGTTCGCGACTGGCACGAAGCCCGGCGGTTTCAACGGCATCACCGCGATCGCCGCCGGTGTGCCCACCTTCGACCAGGAGGATGCGATCTCCTACGAGATCGGCACGAAGAACACGTTCGGCGATTTCACCTTCAACTTCGCCGCGTTCCTGAACGAGATCGACGGCTATCAGCTGACCCAGAATGTCCAGTCGGCGAACAACACGGTTTCGGCGATCACCAATGCCGGCGATGCCCGGATCATGGGTTTCGAGATCGAAGCCCAGGTACGGCCGAGCCCGAACTGGACGTTCACGGCCAACTACACCCTGCTCGATCCCGAATTCACCGAAGGGTTCGACGAGAATGAAGGCGTGCTCAACGATGTCCGGGACAACGGCCTCGTCGATTGCTCGATCGGCGACCAGTTCCCGAACCAGGCCGGTTGCCAGTCGCTCTTCGGCTCGATCGACGGACGGCAGATTCCGCGTACCTCGCGGCACACGATCTTCGCCGATGTCGATTACCGGATAGATCTCGGCAGCAGCGGCTGGGAATTCTTCGCCGGCGCCAATATCAGCCATCGCAGCCGGGTCTTCGCGCAGGTCCACAACCTGATCGACAATGGCGATACGACGCTGGTCAATGCCCGGCTCGGCTTCCGGAACGACAATTACCGGGTGCACTTCTACGTCAACAACCTGACGAACGAAGACAGCTCACCGCTGGTCCTGCGCTATGCGGATGCGAATAACAGCTTCCGCCGCAACTTCGTCGGCGCCCTGCGCCGCAGCCGCCATTTCGGCGTGGCGGTCAGCGCCGGGTTCTAG